The proteins below come from a single Bombyx mori chromosome 7, ASM3026992v2 genomic window:
- the LOC101740980 gene encoding dynein light chain Tctex-type 1 → MAQEDDEEDLTFNVDEVQQIVRDNVELCLGGNAYSHSRTPQWITIITEKTLARLNKLNKPYKYIMRITITQKNGSGLHTAAAYYWDIATDGTCTVRWENKYMYCIVNIWALALQI, encoded by the exons GATTTAACATTTAACGTCGATGAAGTGCAACAGATAGTAAGAGACAATGTAGAGTTGTGTTTGGGCGGGAACGCTTATAGTCACTCAAGAACGCCACAGTGGATAACTATAATCACAGAGAAGACCTTAGCTCgattgaataaattaaacaagCCTTACAAATATATCA TGAGAATTACCATAACTCAGAAGAATGGTTCCGGTTTGCATACAGCCGCTGCGTACTACTGGGACATCGCTACAGATGGCACGTGCACAGTGCGTTGGGAAAATAAGTACATGTATTGCATTGTGAATATATGGGCGCTTGCTCTTCAAATATAG